The following proteins are co-located in the Rattus norvegicus strain BN/NHsdMcwi chromosome 19, GRCr8, whole genome shotgun sequence genome:
- the LOC134483441 gene encoding disks large homolog 5-like: MSLLHNLDPKNIEHREKFQELKKEINFYRNLHSRLLMDQACMKKKLVTLKQESKELQRYLFELNPNNEDEQEKTSNLQTQQNVVSGTTGDMA, from the exons atgtcattactgcacaacttagacccaaagaacattgaacatcgtgagaaatttcaggagctcaagaaggagattaacttctatcg caacctgcacagccggctcctgatggaccaggcatgtatgaagaagaagttggtcacattgaagcaggagagcaaggagttacagcgatatttgtttgagttgaacccgaataatgaagacgaacaggagaagaccagcaacctccagacccagcaaaatgtg gtctcaggaactacaggagacatggcatag